The Sporosarcina ureae genomic sequence ATTATCTTCCCGTCTTCACCATGTATGAATACTTCATCGCCAATTTCCATCTTATCCAACTCATAAAATACGGCAGGGCCCGTCTTTGAATCTACGTGACCTGCAATTACCGCACTCCCCCTACCACCGGGCTTCGTCCCCGGTGAAAACCAGCCTGCCTGATCGGGGTCTTGCGGGACGCCCATCTGGCCATTATCAAGACGTCCTACTTCTTCAATTGTAGCCTTGACGTCGAGCGAAGGAATTTCAATTACTTTCGGTTCGATTCCAACCCGTTTATCTTCTAATGAAAATTCCTCCGCCGTACGTAAGGGAACAATCGGCATATCTTCCACCTCAGCTACTTCGGCAGAGGAAGAAGCCTCTACAACTTTTTCTTGCGGCTTTGCATTGGGCTGAGCACAACCAGCCAACATCATTGCCCCAATAAATATTTGTATATATAGTTTCATCGTCTAAATGGCTCCCTCCTGGACAAAGTAGTGTATTCTTTTATTGCTGTTTCGCTGTTTTTCTACGAATCATGACAATGGATGTACTTACGATGAAGATCATGCTCAACGTTACCCATAACACCGTATAATCCGTTTCTTGACTCATACCGCCCATTCCCGTTTTTGGCATATCTGCTGGCATTGCGGAAGCAAACTGATCTGGGAACTGATCGACAATTGCACCGGATAAAGCTGTTCCTACACCAAACATATGACTGTATGCTTCGTGGATATTGTCATATGTTGCCTCGTAGTCCTCGTCTACATAGCTATCGAATGCCATTAATAATT encodes the following:
- a CDS encoding class F sortase: MKLYIQIFIGAMMLAGCAQPNAKPQEKVVEASSSAEVAEVEDMPIVPLRTAEEFSLEDKRVGIEPKVIEIPSLDVKATIEEVGRLDNGQMGVPQDPDQAGWFSPGTKPGGRGSAVIAGHVDSKTGPAVFYELDKMEIGDEVFIHGEDGKIIRFAVVKKIAYPRTDAPVDAIFGFTYGSGLNLITCTGSWDRKAKTHDDRLVVYTELVEGTE